In Marmota flaviventris isolate mMarFla1 chromosome 17, mMarFla1.hap1, whole genome shotgun sequence, a single genomic region encodes these proteins:
- the Mapk7 gene encoding mitogen-activated protein kinase 7 isoform X2 — protein MEPTGWCPLLAAASRVSFLSLSQMWKLVPRSGQQVAIKKIPNAFDVVTNAKRTLRELKILKHFKHDNIIAIKDILRPTVPYGEFKSVYVVLDLMESDLHQIIHSSQPLTLEHVRYFLYQLLRGLKYMHSAQVIHRDLKPSNLLVNENCELKIGDFGMARGLCTSPAEHQYFMTEYVATRWYRAPELMLSLHEYTQAIDLWSVGCIFGEMLARRQLFPGKNYVHQLQLIMMVLGTPSPTVIQAVGAERVRAYIQSLPPRQPVPWETVYPGADRQALSLLGRMLRFEPSARISAAAALRHPFLAKYHDPDDEPDCAPPFDFAFDREALTRERIKEAIVAEIEDFHARREGIRQQIRFQPSLQPVASEPGCPDVEMPSPWAPSGDCAMESPPPAPPPCPGPAPDTIDLTLQPPPPASEPAPPKKEGAISDNTKAALKAALLKSLRSRLKDGPSAPLEAPEPRKPVTAQERQREREEKRRRRQERAKEREKRRQERERKERGAGTSGGPSTDPLAGLVLSDNDRSLLERWTRMAQPPAPAPAPAPAPAPAPAPAPAPAPAIRPSPAQPTSPPPGPIAQPTGPPPQPVGSTTGPAPQPPCPPPCPASHPAGPPGPIPIPAALQTATSSSLLAPQSLVPPPGLPGSSAPGVLPYFSSGPPPLDPGGGPQPSTSESPDVNLVTQQLSKSQVEDPLPPVFSGTPKGSGAGYGVGFDLEEFLNQSFDMGVADGPQDGQADSASLSASLLADWLEGHGMNPADIESLQREIQMDSPMLLADLPDLQEP, from the exons ATGGAGCCTACGGGGTGGTGTCCTCTGCTCGCCGCCGCCTCACGGGTGAGCTTCCTGAGCCTctcacagatgtggaaactggTTCCCAGAAGTG GCCAGCAGGTGGCCATCAAGAAGATCCCGAATGCTTTTGATGTGGTAACCAATGCCAAACGGACCCTCAGGGAGCTGAAGATCCTCAAACACTTCAAACATGACAATATCATTGCTATCAAGGACATCCTGAGGCCCACTGTACCCTATGGAGAATTCAAATCTGT CTATGTGGTCCTGGACCTGATGGAGAGCGACCTGCACCAGATCATCCACTCCTCACAGCCACTTACACTGGAGCATGTGCGCTACTTCCTGTACCAGCTGCTGCGGGGCCTTAAGTACATGCACTCAGCTCAGGTCATCCACCGTGACCTCAAGCCCTCTAACCTGTTGGTGAATGAGAACTGTGAGCTCAAGATTGGTGACTTTGGTATGGCCCGTGGCCTGTGTACCTCCCCTGCTGAACACCAGTACTTCATGACTGAGTATGTGGCTACTCGCTGGTACCGGGCCCCTGAGCTCATGCTGTCCCTGCATGAGTACACACAGGCTATCGACCTCTGGTCTGTGGGCTGTATCTTTGGCGAGATGCTTGCCCGGCGCCAGCTCTTCCCAGGCAAAAACTACGTGCACCAACTTCAACTGATTATGATGGTGTTGGGTACCCCATCGCCAACTGTGATTCAAGCTGTCGGGGCTGAAAGGGTGCGGGCCTATATCCAGAGCCTGCCACCACGCCAGCCTGTGCCTTGGGAGACAGTGTACCCAGGTGCTGACCGCCAGGCTCTTTCACTGCTGGGTCGCATGCTGCGTTTCGAACCCAGTGCTCGCATCTCAGCAGCTGCTGCTCTTCGCCATCCTTTCCTGGCCAAGTACCATGACCCTGATGATGAGCCTGATTGTGCCCCACCCTTTGACTTTGCCTTTGACCGTGAAGCCCTTACCCGGGAACGAATTAAGGAGGCCATTGTGGCAGAGATTGAGGACTTCCATGCACGAAGGGAAGGCATCCGCCAACAGATCCGCTTCCAGCCTTCCTTGCAGCCTGTGGCCAGTGAGCCTGGCTGTCCAGATGTTGAGATGCCCAGTCCCTGGGCTCCCAGTGGGGACTGTGCCATGGAGTCACCCCCACCAGCCCCACCACCATGCCCTGGCCCTGCACCTGATACCATTGATCTGACCCTGCAGCCACCTCCACCAGCCAGTGAGCCTGCCCCACCGAAGAAAGAGGGCGCCATCTCAGACAATACCAAGGCAGCCCTTAAAGCTGCCCTGCTCAAGTCCTTGCGGAGCCGGCTGAAAG ATGGCCCTAGTGCACCCTTGGAGGCTCCTGAGCCACGGAAGCCAGTGACGGCCCAGGAGCGACAGCGAGAACGTGAGGAGAAGCGGCGGAGGCGGCAAGAGAGAGCCAAGGAGCGGGAAAAGCGGCGGCAAGAGCGGGAGCGAAAGGAGCGGGGGGCTGGGACCTCGGGGGGCCCTTCCACTGACCCCCTGGCTGGACTGGTGCTTAGTGACAATGATCGAAGCCTGCTAGAGCGCTGGACTCGCATGGCCCagccccctgctccagccccagctccagccccagccccagctccagccccagccccagccccagccccagccccagcaataaggccatccccagcccagcccaccagTCCACCCCCTGGCCCCATAGCCCAGCCCACGGGTCCTCCTCCACAACCTGTAGGCTCCACCACAGGTCCTGcaccccagcctccctgcccacctcctTGTCCTGCTTCCCATCCTGCTGGCCCTCCGGGACCCATACCTATTCCTGCTGCACTCCAGACTGCCACCTCCAGTAGCCTTCTGGCCCCCCAGTCACTTGTGCCACCCCCTGGGTTGCCTGGCTCTAGTGCTCCAGGAGTTCTGCCTTACTTCTCATCTGGCCCACCACCTCTAGACCCTGGGGGGGGACCTCAGCCTTCTACATCAGAATCACCCGATGTCAACTTGGTGACCCAGCAGCTGTCTAAGTCCCAG GTGGAGGACCCCCTGCCCCCTGTGTTCTCAGGCACTCCAAAGGGCAGTGGGGCTGGCTATGGTGTTGGCTTTGACCTGGAGGAATTCTTAAACCAATCTTTCGACATGGGCGTGGCTGACGGGCCACAGGATGG CCAGGCAGACTCTGCCTCCCTCTCAGCTTCTCTCCTTGCTGACTGGCTTGAGGGCCATGGCATGAACCCTGCTGATATCGAGTCCCTGCAGCGTGAAATTCAGATGGACTCCCCGATGCTTCTGGCTGACCTGCCTGACCTCCAGGAGCCCTAA
- the Mfap4 gene encoding microfibril-associated glycoprotein 4 isoform X1, with protein MKALLALPPLLLLLSTPPCAPQASGIRGDALEKSCLQQPLDCDDIYAQGYQTDGVYLIYPSGPSVPVPVFCDMTTEGGKWTVFQKRFNGSVSFFRGWNDYKLGFGRADGEYWLGKAWPWWEGGLLHSQVLANQLPSPTGLQNMHLLTLKQKYELRVDLEDFENNTAYAKYVDFSISPNAVSAEEDGYTLYVSGFEDGGAGDSLSYHSGQKFSTFDRDQDLFVQNCAALSSGAFWFRSCHFANLNGFYLGGSHLSYANGINWAQWKGFYYSLKRTEMKIRRT; from the exons ATGAAG GCCCTCCTGGCCCtgccgccgctgctgctgctgctctccaCACCTCCCTGCGCCCCCCAGGCCTCTGGGATCCGGGGAGATG CTTTGGAGAAGTCTTGCCTTCAGCAGCCCCTGGACTGCGATGACATCTATGCCCAGGGCTACCAGACAGATGGTGTGTACCTCATCTACCCCTCAGGCCCCAGCGTGCCCGTGCCTGTCTTCTGTGACATGACCACTGAGGGTGGCAAGTGGACG GTTTTCCAGAAGAGATTCAATGGCTCAGTGAGTTTCTTCCGGGGCTGGAATGACTACAAGTTGGGCTTTGGCCGTGCAGACGGGGAGTACTGGCTGGGTAAGGCATggccctggtgggaggggggacTGCTCCACAGTCAGGTCCTTGCTAACCAGCTCCCTTCCCCCACAGGGCTGCAGAACATGCACCTCTTGACCCTGAAGCAGAAGTATGAGCTGCGGGTAGACTTAGAGGACTTTGAGAATAACACAGCCTATGCCAAATATGTCGACTTCTCCATCTCCCCGAATGCGGTCAGCGCTGAGGAGGATGGCTACACCCTCTATGTGTCAGGCTTTGAGGATGGTGGTGCAG GTGACTCCCTGTCCTACCACAGCGGCCAGAAGTTCTCCACCTTCGACCGGGACCAGGACCTCTTTGTGCAGAACTGTGCAGCCCTGTCCTCAGGAGCCTTCTGGTTCCGCAGCTGCCACTTTGCCAACCTCAACGGCTTCTACCTGGGTGGCTCCCACCTTTCCTATGCCAACGGCATCAACTGGGCCCAGTGGAAGGGCTTCTACTACTCCCTCAAGCGCACCGAGATGAAAATCCGCAGGACCTGA
- the Mfap4 gene encoding microfibril-associated glycoprotein 4 isoform X2 → MKALLALPPLLLLLSTPPCAPQASGIRGDALEKSCLQQPLDCDDIYAQGYQTDGVYLIYPSGPSVPVPVFCDMTTEGGKWTVFQKRFNGSVSFFRGWNDYKLGFGRADGEYWLGLQNMHLLTLKQKYELRVDLEDFENNTAYAKYVDFSISPNAVSAEEDGYTLYVSGFEDGGAGDSLSYHSGQKFSTFDRDQDLFVQNCAALSSGAFWFRSCHFANLNGFYLGGSHLSYANGINWAQWKGFYYSLKRTEMKIRRT, encoded by the exons ATGAAG GCCCTCCTGGCCCtgccgccgctgctgctgctgctctccaCACCTCCCTGCGCCCCCCAGGCCTCTGGGATCCGGGGAGATG CTTTGGAGAAGTCTTGCCTTCAGCAGCCCCTGGACTGCGATGACATCTATGCCCAGGGCTACCAGACAGATGGTGTGTACCTCATCTACCCCTCAGGCCCCAGCGTGCCCGTGCCTGTCTTCTGTGACATGACCACTGAGGGTGGCAAGTGGACG GTTTTCCAGAAGAGATTCAATGGCTCAGTGAGTTTCTTCCGGGGCTGGAATGACTACAAGTTGGGCTTTGGCCGTGCAGACGGGGAGTACTGGCTGG GGCTGCAGAACATGCACCTCTTGACCCTGAAGCAGAAGTATGAGCTGCGGGTAGACTTAGAGGACTTTGAGAATAACACAGCCTATGCCAAATATGTCGACTTCTCCATCTCCCCGAATGCGGTCAGCGCTGAGGAGGATGGCTACACCCTCTATGTGTCAGGCTTTGAGGATGGTGGTGCAG GTGACTCCCTGTCCTACCACAGCGGCCAGAAGTTCTCCACCTTCGACCGGGACCAGGACCTCTTTGTGCAGAACTGTGCAGCCCTGTCCTCAGGAGCCTTCTGGTTCCGCAGCTGCCACTTTGCCAACCTCAACGGCTTCTACCTGGGTGGCTCCCACCTTTCCTATGCCAACGGCATCAACTGGGCCCAGTGGAAGGGCTTCTACTACTCCCTCAAGCGCACCGAGATGAAAATCCGCAGGACCTGA
- the Mapk7 gene encoding mitogen-activated protein kinase 7 isoform X1, giving the protein MAEPLKEEDGEDGSGEPPGPVKAEPVHTSASVAAKNLALLKARSFDVTFDVGDEYEIIETIGNGAYGVVSSARRRLTGQQVAIKKIPNAFDVVTNAKRTLRELKILKHFKHDNIIAIKDILRPTVPYGEFKSVYVVLDLMESDLHQIIHSSQPLTLEHVRYFLYQLLRGLKYMHSAQVIHRDLKPSNLLVNENCELKIGDFGMARGLCTSPAEHQYFMTEYVATRWYRAPELMLSLHEYTQAIDLWSVGCIFGEMLARRQLFPGKNYVHQLQLIMMVLGTPSPTVIQAVGAERVRAYIQSLPPRQPVPWETVYPGADRQALSLLGRMLRFEPSARISAAAALRHPFLAKYHDPDDEPDCAPPFDFAFDREALTRERIKEAIVAEIEDFHARREGIRQQIRFQPSLQPVASEPGCPDVEMPSPWAPSGDCAMESPPPAPPPCPGPAPDTIDLTLQPPPPASEPAPPKKEGAISDNTKAALKAALLKSLRSRLKDGPSAPLEAPEPRKPVTAQERQREREEKRRRRQERAKEREKRRQERERKERGAGTSGGPSTDPLAGLVLSDNDRSLLERWTRMAQPPAPAPAPAPAPAPAPAPAPAPAPAIRPSPAQPTSPPPGPIAQPTGPPPQPVGSTTGPAPQPPCPPPCPASHPAGPPGPIPIPAALQTATSSSLLAPQSLVPPPGLPGSSAPGVLPYFSSGPPPLDPGGGPQPSTSESPDVNLVTQQLSKSQVEDPLPPVFSGTPKGSGAGYGVGFDLEEFLNQSFDMGVADGPQDGQADSASLSASLLADWLEGHGMNPADIESLQREIQMDSPMLLADLPDLQEP; this is encoded by the exons ATGGCCGAGCCCCTAAAGGAGGAAGACGGCGAGGACGGCTCTGGGGAGCCCCCCGGGCCAGTGAAGGCAGAACCCGTCCATACCTCTGCCTCTGTTGCGGCCAAGAACCTAGCTCTGCTCAAAGCCCGCTCCTTTGATGTGACCTTTGACGTGGGGGATGAGTACGAGATCATCGAGACCATAGGCAATGGAGCCTACGGGGTGGTGTCCTCTGCTCGCCGCCGCCTCACGG GCCAGCAGGTGGCCATCAAGAAGATCCCGAATGCTTTTGATGTGGTAACCAATGCCAAACGGACCCTCAGGGAGCTGAAGATCCTCAAACACTTCAAACATGACAATATCATTGCTATCAAGGACATCCTGAGGCCCACTGTACCCTATGGAGAATTCAAATCTGT CTATGTGGTCCTGGACCTGATGGAGAGCGACCTGCACCAGATCATCCACTCCTCACAGCCACTTACACTGGAGCATGTGCGCTACTTCCTGTACCAGCTGCTGCGGGGCCTTAAGTACATGCACTCAGCTCAGGTCATCCACCGTGACCTCAAGCCCTCTAACCTGTTGGTGAATGAGAACTGTGAGCTCAAGATTGGTGACTTTGGTATGGCCCGTGGCCTGTGTACCTCCCCTGCTGAACACCAGTACTTCATGACTGAGTATGTGGCTACTCGCTGGTACCGGGCCCCTGAGCTCATGCTGTCCCTGCATGAGTACACACAGGCTATCGACCTCTGGTCTGTGGGCTGTATCTTTGGCGAGATGCTTGCCCGGCGCCAGCTCTTCCCAGGCAAAAACTACGTGCACCAACTTCAACTGATTATGATGGTGTTGGGTACCCCATCGCCAACTGTGATTCAAGCTGTCGGGGCTGAAAGGGTGCGGGCCTATATCCAGAGCCTGCCACCACGCCAGCCTGTGCCTTGGGAGACAGTGTACCCAGGTGCTGACCGCCAGGCTCTTTCACTGCTGGGTCGCATGCTGCGTTTCGAACCCAGTGCTCGCATCTCAGCAGCTGCTGCTCTTCGCCATCCTTTCCTGGCCAAGTACCATGACCCTGATGATGAGCCTGATTGTGCCCCACCCTTTGACTTTGCCTTTGACCGTGAAGCCCTTACCCGGGAACGAATTAAGGAGGCCATTGTGGCAGAGATTGAGGACTTCCATGCACGAAGGGAAGGCATCCGCCAACAGATCCGCTTCCAGCCTTCCTTGCAGCCTGTGGCCAGTGAGCCTGGCTGTCCAGATGTTGAGATGCCCAGTCCCTGGGCTCCCAGTGGGGACTGTGCCATGGAGTCACCCCCACCAGCCCCACCACCATGCCCTGGCCCTGCACCTGATACCATTGATCTGACCCTGCAGCCACCTCCACCAGCCAGTGAGCCTGCCCCACCGAAGAAAGAGGGCGCCATCTCAGACAATACCAAGGCAGCCCTTAAAGCTGCCCTGCTCAAGTCCTTGCGGAGCCGGCTGAAAG ATGGCCCTAGTGCACCCTTGGAGGCTCCTGAGCCACGGAAGCCAGTGACGGCCCAGGAGCGACAGCGAGAACGTGAGGAGAAGCGGCGGAGGCGGCAAGAGAGAGCCAAGGAGCGGGAAAAGCGGCGGCAAGAGCGGGAGCGAAAGGAGCGGGGGGCTGGGACCTCGGGGGGCCCTTCCACTGACCCCCTGGCTGGACTGGTGCTTAGTGACAATGATCGAAGCCTGCTAGAGCGCTGGACTCGCATGGCCCagccccctgctccagccccagctccagccccagccccagctccagccccagccccagccccagccccagccccagcaataaggccatccccagcccagcccaccagTCCACCCCCTGGCCCCATAGCCCAGCCCACGGGTCCTCCTCCACAACCTGTAGGCTCCACCACAGGTCCTGcaccccagcctccctgcccacctcctTGTCCTGCTTCCCATCCTGCTGGCCCTCCGGGACCCATACCTATTCCTGCTGCACTCCAGACTGCCACCTCCAGTAGCCTTCTGGCCCCCCAGTCACTTGTGCCACCCCCTGGGTTGCCTGGCTCTAGTGCTCCAGGAGTTCTGCCTTACTTCTCATCTGGCCCACCACCTCTAGACCCTGGGGGGGGACCTCAGCCTTCTACATCAGAATCACCCGATGTCAACTTGGTGACCCAGCAGCTGTCTAAGTCCCAG GTGGAGGACCCCCTGCCCCCTGTGTTCTCAGGCACTCCAAAGGGCAGTGGGGCTGGCTATGGTGTTGGCTTTGACCTGGAGGAATTCTTAAACCAATCTTTCGACATGGGCGTGGCTGACGGGCCACAGGATGG CCAGGCAGACTCTGCCTCCCTCTCAGCTTCTCTCCTTGCTGACTGGCTTGAGGGCCATGGCATGAACCCTGCTGATATCGAGTCCCTGCAGCGTGAAATTCAGATGGACTCCCCGATGCTTCTGGCTGACCTGCCTGACCTCCAGGAGCCCTAA